From the Rhodococcus sp. NBC_00297 genome, one window contains:
- a CDS encoding LLM class F420-dependent oxidoreductase has protein sequence MSVRIGVQLQPQHAPDYGLIRDAVLRSEDAGVDIVFNWDHFYPLYGDLDGAHFECWTMLGAWAEQTSNVEIGALVTGGGYRNPDLLADMARTVDHISGGRLILGIGAGWNQKDYDNFGYDFGTAGSRLALLDESLARITSRLAVGNPAPTRHIPILIGGGGEKKTLKMVARYADVWHSFADLDALKHKSEVLAGHGETVGRDVSQIERSVAWPGADDAQAFVDAGATLFTVGVNGPDYDLTELTGAISWARSHQG, from the coding sequence ATGTCCGTTCGCATCGGAGTTCAGCTTCAGCCCCAACACGCCCCCGATTACGGCCTCATCCGCGACGCGGTGTTGCGGTCCGAGGACGCCGGCGTGGACATCGTCTTCAACTGGGATCACTTCTACCCGTTGTACGGCGACCTCGACGGCGCCCACTTCGAGTGCTGGACGATGCTGGGCGCCTGGGCCGAGCAGACCTCGAACGTCGAGATCGGCGCGCTCGTCACCGGCGGCGGCTACCGCAATCCCGACCTGCTGGCCGACATGGCGCGCACCGTGGACCACATCAGTGGAGGACGGCTGATCCTGGGCATCGGCGCCGGGTGGAACCAGAAGGACTACGACAACTTCGGCTACGACTTCGGCACCGCCGGCTCACGCCTGGCACTGCTCGACGAGAGTCTCGCCCGCATCACCTCGCGTCTCGCCGTCGGCAATCCGGCGCCCACTCGCCACATCCCGATTCTCATCGGCGGTGGCGGTGAGAAGAAGACGCTCAAGATGGTCGCCCGCTACGCCGACGTCTGGCACAGCTTCGCCGACCTGGACGCGCTGAAGCACAAGTCCGAGGTCCTGGCCGGACACGGTGAGACCGTCGGCCGCGACGTGTCGCAGATCGAGCGATCGGTGGCGTGGCCGGGCGCGGACGACGCGCAGGCCTTCGTCGACGCCGGAGCCACCCTCTTCACCGTCGGCGTCAACGGCCCCGACTACGACCTCACCGAGCTGACCGGCGCGATCTCCTGGGCGCGGTCGCACCAGGGTTGA
- a CDS encoding amino acid ABC transporter ATP-binding protein, protein MTTAPSTEPLTGVSLAGRDLHLSFGTNKVLRGVDIDVAAGATTTVIGPSGSGKSTLLRVLNRLHEPEQGDILLDGRSVLKDDPDALRQRIGMVFQQFNLFPHRTVLDNVALGPWKLKGLSKDDAHAAALAQLDKVGLKEKAGSRPGNLSGGQQQRVAIARALAMEPQVMFFDEATSALDPELVKGVLALMADLATGGMTMVVVTHEMGFARSVSDRVLFMDHGSAVEVGPPAALFDDPQTERLQRFLSEVL, encoded by the coding sequence ATGACCACCGCACCCTCGACCGAGCCGTTGACCGGCGTCTCACTCGCCGGCCGTGACCTGCACCTGTCCTTCGGCACCAACAAGGTCCTGCGCGGCGTCGACATCGACGTCGCCGCAGGAGCCACCACCACTGTCATCGGACCGTCCGGGTCGGGCAAGTCCACGCTCCTGCGCGTGCTCAACCGACTGCACGAGCCCGAGCAGGGCGACATCCTGCTCGACGGACGCTCGGTGCTGAAGGACGATCCAGACGCGCTGCGCCAGCGCATCGGCATGGTGTTCCAGCAGTTCAACCTGTTCCCGCACCGGACCGTCCTCGACAACGTCGCGCTCGGTCCGTGGAAGTTGAAGGGACTGAGCAAGGACGACGCACACGCCGCCGCGCTCGCCCAGCTCGACAAGGTGGGCCTGAAGGAGAAAGCGGGCTCGCGCCCCGGCAACCTCTCCGGCGGTCAGCAGCAGCGAGTGGCCATCGCGCGAGCACTCGCCATGGAACCGCAGGTGATGTTCTTCGACGAGGCCACGTCCGCCCTCGACCCGGAGCTCGTCAAGGGCGTGCTCGCCCTCATGGCGGACCTCGCGACCGGCGGCATGACGATGGTCGTCGTCACGCACGAGATGGGCTTCGCCCGCTCGGTGTCCGACCGCGTGCTGTTCATGGACCACGGCAGCGCCGTCGAGGTGGGCCCGCCCGCAGCGCTGTTCGACGACCCGCAGACCGAGCGACTGCAGAGGTTCCTGTCCGAGGTGCTGTAG
- a CDS encoding alpha/beta fold hydrolase, with the protein MPMLSVGVENDAPIDLHYQDRGEGAPVVLIHGWPLNERSWEPQIVALLDAGHRVVTYDRRGFGSSSQPESGYDYDTFAADLSVLLETLDLRDVTLVGFSMGGGEVVRYLAKYGSDRIAKAVLAGAVPPYLYKSEDNPDGGLDDETIAGFENGVEEDRNAFLDGFATNFFSANGELKVSEEDRQYAVDMAAEASTPAILGCIEAFARTDFREDMPKIDVPTLVIHGDADAIVPFEVSGKRSHEAIANSTLVLVEGGPHGFNTSHPDRFNQELLAFLG; encoded by the coding sequence ATGCCGATGCTCTCGGTGGGAGTCGAGAACGACGCCCCGATCGACCTGCACTACCAGGACCGAGGCGAGGGCGCGCCGGTGGTGTTGATCCACGGCTGGCCGCTCAACGAGCGGTCGTGGGAGCCCCAGATCGTCGCACTGCTCGACGCGGGCCACCGCGTCGTCACGTACGACCGGCGTGGATTCGGCAGCTCGTCGCAGCCCGAGTCCGGTTACGACTACGACACGTTCGCCGCGGACCTGTCGGTCCTGCTGGAGACGCTCGACCTGAGGGACGTGACGCTGGTGGGTTTCTCCATGGGCGGCGGCGAGGTGGTGCGCTACCTCGCGAAGTACGGCAGCGACCGCATCGCGAAGGCGGTGCTCGCCGGTGCTGTTCCCCCGTACCTCTACAAGTCCGAGGACAACCCCGACGGCGGCCTCGACGACGAGACGATCGCGGGGTTCGAGAACGGCGTCGAGGAGGACCGCAACGCCTTCCTCGACGGCTTCGCCACCAACTTCTTCAGCGCGAACGGCGAGCTGAAGGTCTCGGAGGAGGATCGTCAGTACGCGGTGGACATGGCGGCCGAAGCGTCGACACCGGCGATCCTCGGCTGCATCGAGGCGTTCGCGCGCACCGACTTCCGTGAGGACATGCCGAAGATCGACGTCCCCACCCTCGTCATCCACGGCGACGCGGACGCCATCGTTCCGTTCGAGGTGAGCGGCAAGCGCTCACACGAGGCGATCGCGAACAGCACCCTGGTACTCGTCGAGGGCGGCCCGCACGGGTTCAACACCTCGCACCCGGATCGGTTCAACCAGGAACTGCTCGCGTTCCTGGGCTGA
- a CDS encoding PhoX family protein yields MTTIPLPLIVSHQHDGSSSRSSLTCKYKCGDACFHEVPNTSSSEYFGDIVKTAMTRRGILRGSAMAVLAVGATSALAACGTEDSGTATTASATPTPEPRGLDFAAVAPNTEDAVVVPEGYEQAVVIRWGDPVVEGAPAFDFDNQTSAAQEKQFGFNNDFAGLLPIDGSSTEYLLVVNHEYTTEPFLFKGYDAENPTAEQVAIGLAAHGLSVVQVAGENGSGKLTPQMGRYNRRITGSTEFVLTGPAAGSDFLKTSADPTGTRVFGTFNNCSGGVTPWGTVLSGEENINQYFANAESVTDPVVAERLARYGVEGAASERKWERFDKRFDLAQEPNEVNRFGWVVEVNPWDPTAAPIKHTALGRFKHEAATIHVTDDGTVVAYSGDDERFDYMYKFVSSRKMMQGTGAAALRSNVTLLDAGTLYVATLSGDAPDQIDGSGKLPTTGQFAGKGEWIPLLRTGEDGRGESLVDGMSAEEVAVFTRLAGDKVGATKMDRPEDFEPNPVTGKVYVALTNNSNRGTEGKAAADEANPRDKNKNGQVLELDDDHAGTSFTWNLLLVCGDPAAADTYFGGFDKSQVSPISCPDNLAFDADGNLWVSTDGNALDSNDGLFSVVLDGDRRGQTKQFLTVPKGAETCGPIVQEQRVVVSVQHPGEEDDASADAPASHWPDGGDSQPRPSVVAVWKV; encoded by the coding sequence GTGACCACGATTCCGCTTCCCCTGATCGTCTCCCATCAGCACGACGGCAGCTCCTCGCGGTCGTCGCTGACGTGCAAGTACAAGTGCGGCGACGCCTGCTTCCACGAGGTGCCCAACACGTCGTCGAGCGAGTACTTCGGCGACATAGTCAAGACGGCGATGACGCGCCGCGGCATCCTGCGCGGTAGTGCGATGGCCGTGCTGGCCGTCGGCGCCACCAGCGCCCTCGCCGCGTGCGGCACAGAGGACTCGGGCACGGCCACCACCGCGTCGGCCACCCCGACCCCGGAGCCGCGTGGACTCGACTTCGCCGCCGTCGCGCCCAACACCGAGGACGCGGTCGTCGTCCCGGAGGGGTACGAGCAGGCCGTCGTCATCCGGTGGGGCGACCCGGTGGTCGAGGGTGCGCCTGCCTTCGACTTCGACAACCAGACCTCGGCGGCCCAGGAGAAGCAGTTCGGATTCAACAACGACTTCGCGGGTCTGCTGCCGATCGACGGGTCGTCCACCGAGTACCTGCTGGTGGTCAACCACGAGTACACGACGGAACCGTTCCTCTTCAAGGGGTACGACGCGGAGAACCCCACCGCGGAGCAGGTCGCCATCGGCCTTGCCGCCCATGGTCTCTCGGTGGTCCAGGTGGCCGGTGAAAACGGCTCGGGCAAGCTCACCCCGCAGATGGGCCGCTACAACCGTCGCATCACCGGATCGACCGAGTTCGTCCTCACCGGACCCGCGGCCGGCAGTGACTTCCTCAAGACCTCCGCCGATCCCACCGGCACCAGGGTGTTCGGCACGTTCAACAACTGCTCCGGTGGCGTCACCCCGTGGGGCACCGTGTTGTCCGGCGAGGAGAACATCAACCAGTACTTCGCCAACGCCGAGAGTGTGACCGACCCCGTGGTCGCCGAGCGTCTGGCGCGCTACGGCGTGGAAGGTGCTGCGTCCGAGCGCAAATGGGAGCGATTCGACAAGCGCTTCGATCTGGCGCAGGAGCCGAACGAGGTGAATCGCTTCGGCTGGGTCGTCGAGGTGAACCCGTGGGATCCCACCGCAGCGCCGATCAAGCACACGGCACTCGGCCGGTTCAAGCACGAGGCCGCGACCATCCACGTGACCGACGACGGCACCGTGGTCGCCTACAGCGGTGACGACGAGCGTTTCGACTACATGTACAAGTTCGTCTCCAGCCGGAAGATGATGCAGGGCACCGGCGCTGCGGCACTGCGGTCCAACGTGACGCTTCTCGACGCCGGAACCCTCTACGTCGCGACGCTTTCCGGTGACGCGCCCGACCAGATCGACGGCTCCGGAAAGCTCCCGACGACGGGACAGTTCGCCGGCAAGGGCGAGTGGATCCCGTTGTTGCGTACCGGCGAGGACGGCCGCGGCGAGTCCCTGGTCGACGGCATGTCCGCCGAGGAGGTCGCCGTCTTCACGCGCCTCGCCGGTGACAAGGTCGGCGCCACCAAGATGGACCGGCCGGAGGACTTCGAGCCGAACCCCGTCACCGGCAAGGTGTACGTGGCGCTGACCAACAACTCGAACCGAGGCACCGAGGGCAAGGCCGCCGCCGACGAGGCGAATCCGCGGGACAAGAACAAGAACGGCCAGGTCCTCGAGCTCGACGACGACCACGCCGGGACCAGTTTCACGTGGAACCTTCTGCTCGTCTGTGGCGATCCCGCAGCCGCCGACACCTACTTCGGTGGCTTCGACAAGTCGCAGGTCAGCCCGATCTCGTGCCCGGACAACCTGGCGTTCGACGCCGACGGCAACCTGTGGGTGTCGACGGACGGTAACGCCCTCGACTCCAACGACGGCCTGTTCTCGGTGGTTCTCGACGGTGACCGCCGCGGCCAGACGAAGCAGTTCCTCACCGTGCCGAAGGGCGCCGAGACCTGCGGTCCGATCGTGCAGGAGCAGCGTGTCGTCGTGAGCGTGCAGCACCCGGGCGAGGAGGACGACGCCAGTGCCGACGCCCCCGCCTCGCACTGGCCCGACGGTGGCGACTCGCAGCCCCGTCCGTCGGTCGTCGCGGTGTGGAAGGTCTGA
- a CDS encoding ABC transporter substrate-binding protein/permease yields the protein MLAHRVGRKLIVLVSTLLLAVLLASCGTSDGGSSDGSSSAAAAPTELCSPPGVDSASSTPTNFDAAAAAATEDRYTTPSVTPLDRIDTSQLGLITPGQLTVGTLSDAPPSICVDGSGTYTGYDNELLKAVAAKLGLQINFSGTEFSGLLAQVAGRRFDVGSSSITTTDERRNTVGFTNGYDFGYFSLVAKAGGPITAFENLGPDTRIGVVQGTVQDDYVVNTLGLDPVKFPDYNTAYANLRTGQIDAWVAPSQQAEGLVKPEDGTAITQNTFSLNNFVGWAVARDNQPLIDALNSGLDAIIEDGTWAQLYSDWVPRELPEGFKPGSKAAPQPELPDFAAIAAENDANAPAAQAVAPKSTFEQLGDTFFDWNLYKKALPDLLKTGLPNTLILALASGIIGTVLGMLLALAGLSRTRWLRWPARVYTDIFRGLPAVVIILVIGLGIGPVVSGITGNNPYWLGAVALSLLAAAYIGEIFRSGIQSVEKGQIEAARALGFSYRRSMRLVVVPQGVRRVLPALVNQFISLIKDSSLIYFLGLLATQRELFAVGRDLNAQTGNLSPLVAAGLVYLAMTVPLTHLVNYIDKRLRVGKAEQTLDPVEQAIVVERG from the coding sequence ATGCTTGCGCACCGCGTGGGACGGAAACTCATCGTCCTCGTCTCCACACTTCTCCTCGCCGTCCTCCTCGCGTCCTGCGGCACCTCGGACGGCGGCTCGTCGGACGGCTCCTCGTCCGCTGCCGCGGCACCGACCGAACTCTGCTCACCACCCGGTGTGGACAGCGCGTCGTCCACGCCGACCAACTTCGACGCCGCGGCCGCCGCCGCGACCGAGGATCGGTACACGACGCCGTCGGTCACGCCGCTCGATCGCATCGACACCTCGCAGCTCGGACTGATCACGCCCGGCCAGCTCACCGTCGGCACGCTCTCCGACGCGCCGCCGAGCATCTGCGTCGACGGCTCCGGCACCTACACCGGCTACGACAACGAGCTGCTGAAGGCCGTCGCCGCGAAGCTCGGCCTGCAGATCAACTTCTCAGGCACCGAGTTCTCGGGTCTGCTCGCGCAGGTCGCCGGCCGACGCTTCGACGTCGGGTCGTCGTCCATCACCACCACCGACGAGCGGCGCAACACGGTCGGCTTCACCAACGGCTACGATTTCGGCTACTTCTCCCTGGTCGCGAAGGCCGGCGGACCGATCACCGCCTTCGAGAACCTGGGGCCGGACACCCGTATCGGCGTCGTGCAGGGAACGGTGCAGGACGACTACGTCGTCAACACCCTGGGCCTGGACCCGGTGAAGTTCCCCGACTACAACACCGCGTACGCAAATCTCCGCACCGGACAGATCGACGCCTGGGTCGCACCGTCGCAGCAGGCCGAGGGCCTGGTGAAGCCGGAGGACGGGACCGCGATCACGCAGAACACGTTCAGCCTCAACAACTTCGTCGGGTGGGCCGTCGCGCGGGACAACCAGCCGCTGATCGACGCGTTGAACTCCGGCCTCGACGCGATCATCGAGGACGGAACCTGGGCGCAGCTGTACTCCGACTGGGTGCCGCGCGAACTCCCGGAGGGATTCAAGCCCGGTAGCAAGGCAGCGCCGCAGCCCGAGCTTCCCGACTTCGCGGCCATCGCCGCCGAGAACGACGCGAATGCCCCGGCCGCGCAGGCCGTCGCACCGAAGTCGACGTTCGAGCAGCTCGGCGACACGTTCTTCGACTGGAACCTCTACAAGAAGGCGCTGCCGGACCTGCTGAAGACCGGGCTGCCGAACACCCTGATCCTGGCGTTGGCGTCGGGCATCATCGGCACCGTCCTCGGCATGCTGCTCGCTCTCGCGGGACTTTCGCGTACTCGGTGGCTGCGCTGGCCCGCCCGCGTCTACACCGACATCTTCCGCGGACTGCCCGCCGTCGTGATCATCCTGGTCATCGGTCTGGGCATCGGACCGGTGGTCAGCGGCATCACCGGCAACAACCCGTACTGGCTCGGTGCGGTGGCGTTGTCGCTGCTCGCGGCCGCGTACATCGGCGAGATCTTCCGATCCGGCATTCAGAGCGTCGAGAAGGGGCAGATCGAGGCAGCGCGTGCTCTCGGGTTCAGCTACCGACGCTCGATGCGCCTGGTCGTGGTGCCGCAGGGTGTCCGGCGCGTGCTTCCCGCACTCGTCAACCAGTTCATCTCGCTGATCAAGGACTCGTCGCTGATCTACTTCCTGGGTCTGCTGGCGACGCAGCGCGAACTGTTCGCCGTCGGCCGAGACCTCAACGCGCAGACCGGAAACCTGTCACCCCTGGTGGCGGCCGGACTCGTCTATCTCGCGATGACCGTCCCGCTGACCCACCTGGTCAACTACATCGACAAGCGTCTGCGCGTCGGCAAGGCCGAGCAGACACTCGACCCGGTCGAGCAGGCCATCGTCGTGGAAAGAGGCTGA
- the fdhA gene encoding formaldehyde dehydrogenase, glutathione-independent, translating to MADNRAVAYAGAGKVEVVDIDFPSFTLQDGPGVNPASVGRECPHGVILKVVSTNICGSDQHMVRGRTTAPEGLVLGHEITGEVIEVGRDVEFIRQGDLCSVPFNIACGRCKNCKERKTGICLNVNPDRPGAAYGYVDMGGWVGGQAEYVMVPYADWNLLKFPDRDQAMEKILDLTMLSDIFPTGFHGCVTAGVGVGSTVYIAGAGPVGLAAAASAQLLGAAVVIVGDLNESRLAQARSFGCETVDVSKGDPKDQIEQLLGVPEVDCGVDAVGFEARGHGDGSATEAPATVLNSLMDITTAGGSLGIPGLYVTGDPGASDEAAKVGALSLSLGTGWAKSLSFATGQCPTMQYHRGLMMAILHDRVQIAKAVNARAISLEQAPQGYADFDSGEATKFVLDPHGLLGAA from the coding sequence ATGGCCGACAACAGAGCCGTCGCCTACGCCGGAGCCGGGAAGGTCGAGGTCGTCGACATCGACTTCCCCAGCTTCACCTTGCAAGACGGGCCCGGCGTGAACCCGGCGAGTGTGGGCCGCGAGTGCCCGCACGGAGTGATCCTGAAGGTGGTGTCCACCAACATCTGCGGCAGCGATCAGCACATGGTTCGCGGCCGCACGACGGCACCCGAGGGCCTGGTGCTCGGGCACGAGATCACGGGCGAGGTCATCGAGGTGGGCCGCGACGTGGAGTTCATCAGGCAGGGTGATCTGTGCTCGGTGCCGTTCAACATCGCGTGCGGCCGCTGCAAGAACTGCAAGGAACGCAAGACCGGCATCTGCCTGAACGTCAATCCTGATCGTCCCGGCGCCGCCTACGGCTACGTCGACATGGGCGGCTGGGTCGGCGGCCAGGCCGAATACGTCATGGTGCCGTACGCGGACTGGAACCTGCTGAAGTTCCCCGACCGCGATCAGGCCATGGAAAAGATCCTCGACCTGACGATGCTGTCGGACATCTTCCCCACCGGCTTCCACGGCTGCGTGACGGCCGGAGTGGGAGTCGGGTCGACGGTCTACATCGCCGGCGCCGGACCCGTCGGACTCGCCGCGGCGGCCAGCGCGCAACTGCTCGGCGCCGCCGTCGTCATCGTGGGCGACCTCAACGAGAGCCGGCTCGCGCAGGCCCGAAGCTTCGGTTGCGAGACCGTCGACGTCAGCAAGGGCGATCCGAAGGATCAGATCGAGCAGCTGCTCGGGGTACCGGAAGTCGACTGCGGCGTCGACGCCGTCGGTTTCGAGGCACGCGGTCACGGTGACGGGTCGGCGACGGAAGCGCCTGCCACCGTGCTGAATTCGCTGATGGACATCACGACGGCGGGTGGTTCGCTCGGCATCCCGGGGTTGTACGTCACCGGCGATCCCGGCGCATCCGACGAAGCCGCCAAGGTCGGCGCGTTGTCGCTGAGCCTCGGCACCGGGTGGGCCAAGTCGTTGTCCTTCGCCACCGGACAGTGCCCGACGATGCAGTACCACCGCGGGCTGATGATGGCGATCCTGCACGATCGCGTGCAGATCGCGAAGGCCGTCAACGCACGCGCCATCTCGCTCGAGCAGGCTCCGCAGGGCTACGCCGACTTCGACTCCGGTGAGGCCACGAAGTTCGTGCTCGACCCCCACGGGCTCCTCGGCGCGGCCTGA
- a CDS encoding ammonium transporter produces MYSSLEYPLTGAPDAGNTAWVLASAAMVLLMTPGLAFFYGGMVRVKSVLNMMMMSLSAIGVVWVLWVLFGYSMVFGDDSVGGWIGHPTQFAGLTSLIGGSFGAGGGAVEIPLVGTVPALAFVAFQAGFAMVTVALVSGAVADRMRFMPWVIFAGLWATLVYFPVAHWVFAFDGVTAETGGWIANQLKAIDFAGGTAVEINAGAAGLALALVVGKRRGWPREAMRPHNLPAVMVGAGLLWFGWFGFNAGSSLAADGVAAVALVNTMGAGAMSMVAWLVVEKIRDGKATSFGAASGVVAGLVAITPSCTAVTPIGALGVGAAAGVACALAIGLKYRFRYDDSLDVVGVHLVGGIVGTLMIGLLASSDMPPGVDGLFYGGGVTQLGRQVVAVVVVLAYAFLVTAAIATVLKLTIGIRADPQHETDGIDEHEHAESAYEFASSHGGHGSSGLFGKQSG; encoded by the coding sequence ATGTACTCCAGTCTCGAGTACCCGCTGACGGGCGCTCCGGATGCCGGCAACACGGCGTGGGTTCTGGCCAGTGCCGCGATGGTGCTGTTGATGACTCCGGGGCTCGCGTTCTTCTACGGCGGCATGGTGCGCGTGAAGAGCGTGCTGAACATGATGATGATGAGCCTGTCGGCCATCGGGGTCGTGTGGGTCCTGTGGGTCCTGTTCGGATACTCGATGGTGTTCGGCGACGACAGCGTCGGTGGGTGGATCGGGCACCCGACGCAGTTCGCCGGCCTCACCTCGTTGATCGGCGGCAGCTTCGGAGCAGGGGGCGGCGCGGTCGAGATCCCGCTGGTGGGAACCGTTCCGGCGCTCGCCTTCGTGGCCTTCCAGGCAGGCTTCGCGATGGTCACCGTGGCGCTCGTGTCCGGCGCCGTCGCCGACCGGATGCGTTTCATGCCGTGGGTGATCTTCGCCGGCCTCTGGGCGACACTCGTCTACTTCCCCGTCGCACACTGGGTGTTCGCGTTCGACGGTGTCACCGCGGAGACCGGGGGCTGGATCGCCAACCAGCTGAAGGCCATCGACTTCGCCGGGGGCACCGCGGTGGAGATCAATGCCGGCGCGGCCGGACTGGCGCTCGCCCTGGTCGTCGGCAAGCGTCGTGGGTGGCCACGGGAGGCGATGCGGCCGCACAACCTGCCCGCCGTCATGGTGGGTGCCGGGCTGCTGTGGTTCGGCTGGTTCGGCTTCAACGCCGGATCGTCGCTCGCGGCGGACGGCGTCGCCGCGGTCGCGTTGGTCAACACGATGGGCGCGGGCGCGATGTCGATGGTGGCGTGGCTGGTGGTCGAGAAGATCCGCGACGGGAAGGCCACATCCTTCGGCGCGGCGTCGGGTGTCGTCGCCGGTCTGGTGGCCATCACGCCGTCGTGCACGGCCGTCACCCCGATCGGCGCTCTGGGCGTCGGCGCTGCCGCCGGTGTCGCCTGCGCCCTGGCGATCGGCCTCAAGTACCGCTTCCGGTACGACGACTCGCTCGACGTGGTCGGAGTGCACCTGGTCGGTGGCATCGTCGGCACGCTCATGATCGGCCTCCTCGCGAGCAGCGACATGCCGCCCGGTGTCGACGGCCTGTTCTACGGCGGCGGCGTCACGCAGCTGGGTCGACAGGTGGTCGCCGTCGTCGTCGTTCTCGCCTATGCGTTCCTGGTCACCGCGGCCATCGCCACGGTGCTGAAGCTGACCATCGGGATCAGAGCGGATCCGCAGCACGAGACGGACGGCATCGACGAACACGAGCATGCCGAGTCCGCGTACGAGTTCGCCTCCTCGCACGGCGGACACGGCAGCTCGGGGCTGTTCGGAAAGCAGTCCGGCTGA
- a CDS encoding DNA glycosylase AlkZ-like family protein → MDTRELVDGGETLTVEFKAEINDRDLTKAVACMANGRGGVVLVGVNDDGTLRGAKPRHGDETFPDRVAAYIQANTEPALPVQVILEDLDGIAILRIDVPIAEPGPVGTKHGLFTRRVLDTNGMPACIPMTAHEIVSVGMLTRGQDFAAAVAKGATFEDLDHHEFDRFRELCSRSGDNIAHLSDEDLLKALGLTPLSDPVSLGAILLFGHRHALSRWLPNAEFLFQDARSTESAVNERIIAPLLKVAEYLKDLIDQRNEVTELIVGLQRIDVPLIPSITRREAVANALIHRDYAVLGPTVVQITDDSFVVTSPGGFPPGVDVSNILDQSRPRSPILAAAFKRAGLVERRGKGVNEMYEQQLRAGRDTPDYSRSNSFGVTVIVSLSNADLDLVRFLLSWEDDNQKPLKLNELRTVHEVKSSGSATSVEIAERLNALPATARNTLAKLVEFGILEARGVGRSRRYHLTARFYDLAKDRNAYVRLIGADPMQQERMVLDYVRAYGSITRSQAAQLCQTSPTQGRSILKKLVEDNRLVIKGERRGARYVFPSASTE, encoded by the coding sequence ATGGATACGCGCGAACTCGTGGACGGCGGCGAAACCCTCACGGTGGAGTTCAAGGCTGAGATCAACGACCGTGATCTCACGAAAGCGGTCGCGTGTATGGCGAACGGGCGGGGCGGTGTGGTCCTGGTCGGCGTCAACGACGATGGAACACTCCGGGGCGCAAAGCCGCGTCACGGGGACGAGACCTTTCCAGACCGTGTAGCCGCCTACATCCAGGCGAACACCGAACCAGCTCTACCCGTCCAGGTCATCCTCGAGGACCTCGACGGGATTGCCATCCTGCGGATCGATGTGCCGATAGCGGAACCAGGTCCAGTCGGAACCAAACATGGACTATTCACCCGTCGCGTTCTCGACACGAATGGGATGCCTGCGTGTATACCGATGACAGCACACGAGATTGTCAGCGTGGGCATGCTGACACGTGGCCAGGACTTCGCAGCAGCGGTGGCGAAGGGCGCCACGTTCGAAGACCTCGACCATCACGAGTTCGATCGCTTTCGCGAGCTTTGCTCGAGATCAGGCGACAACATAGCTCACTTGTCAGATGAGGACTTGCTCAAGGCGCTGGGGCTGACGCCGCTGAGTGATCCAGTGAGTCTCGGTGCGATCCTCCTGTTCGGTCACCGGCATGCGCTTTCACGATGGCTACCGAATGCAGAATTTCTTTTCCAAGACGCGCGCAGTACGGAGAGTGCGGTCAACGAGCGAATTATTGCTCCGCTTCTCAAAGTGGCCGAATATTTGAAGGACTTGATCGACCAGCGCAACGAGGTCACCGAATTGATCGTCGGACTTCAGCGAATTGATGTACCACTGATCCCGTCGATCACTCGGCGTGAAGCCGTTGCGAACGCACTGATTCATCGGGACTACGCGGTACTGGGCCCGACTGTCGTTCAGATAACCGACGACAGCTTTGTGGTCACCAGTCCGGGAGGCTTTCCACCTGGTGTCGACGTCTCGAACATTCTTGACCAATCGAGGCCCCGAAGCCCCATTCTTGCTGCGGCTTTCAAAAGAGCGGGCCTGGTCGAGCGCCGCGGCAAAGGCGTGAACGAGATGTATGAACAACAACTTCGCGCCGGACGTGACACACCCGATTACTCGCGTAGCAACTCGTTCGGTGTCACGGTCATAGTTTCCCTGTCGAACGCGGACCTCGATCTCGTTCGTTTTCTCCTCTCGTGGGAGGACGATAACCAGAAGCCACTCAAGTTGAATGAACTCCGTACCGTGCACGAAGTAAAGTCCTCCGGCTCAGCAACCAGTGTAGAAATCGCAGAGCGACTGAATGCGCTTCCCGCAACGGCACGGAACACACTAGCCAAACTGGTCGAGTTCGGAATTCTGGAAGCGCGAGGTGTTGGTCGCAGTCGTAGGTATCACCTCACCGCGCGCTTCTATGATCTCGCGAAAGATAGGAACGCTTACGTGAGATTGATCGGTGCAGATCCAATGCAGCAAGAACGCATGGTCCTCGACTATGTGAGGGCTTACGGATCGATCACCAGAAGCCAGGCTGCGCAGCTTTGTCAGACGTCGCCGACGCAAGGTCGGTCGATCCTCAAGAAACTCGTCGAAGACAACAGGCTGGTCATCAAGGGTGAGCGACGCGGCGCGCGTTATGTGTTCCCATCGGCGTCCACTGAGTGA